In Exiguobacterium sp. 9-2, the genomic window GAACTCCAATCGTTGCAGCTGCAACAGGAACAGTCATTACAGCATCAGGTGGTGGTCCTTACGGAAACCACATCATGATTGCTCACCAATTAAACGGTAAAACGTACACAACATTGTATGCTCATATGAGCGCACTCAATGCTCACGCAGGTCAACGCGTCAGTCAAGGTGAACAAATCGGTTTACGTGGAAGTACTGGGAATTCAACTGGTCCACACTTACACTTTGAAATCCACGTCGGTGGATACAGCTATAGTGCAACTGGTCCAGCTAGCTCAGTGAACCCAATGACGATGTTTTAAACAGTAAAGAATCGTTGCTTATGCAGCGGTTCTTTTTTTGCGATTTTCAAAAAATAAATGATTATATTACAAAAAAACGTTTTCATTTGAAATGTAAATGAAATTTTTTTGAAACGATTAGGGTGCTATAATCTATTTCAGATATGAGAGAAACTTGAATACTATAATAAAATATGAAAAACATAAGTGAGGAAAACGATATATGCTAAAAAAACTAATTTCTACCATTGTTTTAGGAGCATTACTTATAACAGGAACACAACCAATTGCGGCAGCAACGATCAAAGAAAAAAAGGCTGAAAATGCCGCAGAACAACGTAAATTAGAAAAAGCAATTAAAAAACAAGAGTCGAAAATTTCGAAAGAACAACGTCAAATCAATCGAATCGATGCAGCGATCAACGAAAAGATTTTTCAGATTTCCGAAAAAAATAAACAAATCGAGAAATTGAATTTGCGAATCGATGAATTAAAAGCGGACATCGTTCGCTACGAAGAGATGTTGAAAAAACAAGAAGAACTACTCGGTGATCGTCTACGTGTCTTCCAAGAAAACGATGGAAACTCAATCAAATGGGAAGAAGTCATTTTTGGATCGAAGGATTTAGGTGATTTATTTAGTCGTGTCATGGCAGGGAAAAAAATCGCGGAGCAAGATGATAAAATGATTTCGGATTACATCGCAACCCAACAAAAGCTAGCGGAAGCAAAACAAGCGCTCGTTGAAAAAAAGGCGGAGCAGGTTGAAGAGAAGAAAACATTAATCGAACAAAAAAAAGCGTTGAAAGTTCAAATGAAAGAACGCAGTGCTACGCTTAAAAAATTACGAAAAGGTAAGACGAAGTTTACGACAGAACTTCTAGACGCGAAAGAACTACAAACCACACTTGAAGCTCAAGAACGTGCGATTGCGGCAGCGAAGGCAGCAGCTAAAGTAGCGGCTGAAAGAGCAGCAGCCGAGAAAGCAGCAGCTGAAAAAGCCGCTAAAGCGAATGCTCAAGCAGC contains:
- a CDS encoding murein hydrolase activator EnvC family protein, coding for MLKKLISTIVLGALLITGTQPIAAATIKEKKAENAAEQRKLEKAIKKQESKISKEQRQINRIDAAINEKIFQISEKNKQIEKLNLRIDELKADIVRYEEMLKKQEELLGDRLRVFQENDGNSIKWEEVIFGSKDLGDLFSRVMAGKKIAEQDDKMISDYIATQQKLAEAKQALVEKKAEQVEEKKTLIEQKKALKVQMKERSATLKKLRKGKTKFTTELLDAKELQTTLEAQERAIAAAKAAAKVAAERAAAEKAAAEKAAKANAQAAKQAGKSSESPTSVAPPVVSSGGKFVRPSSGGVSQGFGPASGANGYTFHNGVDFSGSVGSPIVAAAAGTVITASGGGPYGNHVMISHFLDGKVYTTVYAHMSSLSVHAGQTVSQGQQVGTLGSTGNSTGPHLHFELHVGGYQYSASSPLNAVNPLAYL